A region of Halalkaliarchaeum desulfuricum DNA encodes the following proteins:
- a CDS encoding metallophosphoesterase: protein MTTVTPTPVEPVANAAAAIVDGDGERALAVADYHAGIEIGLRYERGVELESAADRRRERLLSLLDRTAADRVIVLGDLAHRIRAPDGEEREEIETLIDAVTDRVPLTLVQGNHDGGVAAAFADRIDVTPTDGTVYGDVGLVHGHTWPAPEVFEADVVCMGHEHPQVRLRDEVGGTRMERAWLRGQLNPEPFREEGIIADGAAVSGSELVVFPAFNDRSGGTWVNVDGQSFLSPFLPVGLADADAYLLDGTRLGPFGTI, encoded by the coding sequence CTGACGACGGTGACGCCCACGCCAGTCGAGCCGGTGGCGAACGCGGCGGCGGCGATCGTCGACGGCGACGGGGAGCGGGCGCTTGCAGTCGCGGACTACCACGCCGGCATCGAGATCGGACTCAGGTACGAACGCGGCGTCGAACTCGAATCGGCGGCCGACCGTCGCAGAGAGCGACTGTTGTCGCTTCTCGACCGAACGGCAGCGGATCGGGTGATCGTGCTGGGCGATCTCGCCCACCGGATCCGCGCCCCCGACGGGGAGGAGCGCGAGGAGATCGAGACGCTGATCGATGCAGTGACCGACCGGGTCCCCCTGACGCTCGTGCAGGGGAACCACGACGGCGGCGTCGCGGCCGCCTTCGCCGACCGGATCGACGTGACACCTACCGACGGGACCGTCTATGGCGACGTCGGACTCGTCCACGGCCACACCTGGCCCGCACCCGAGGTATTCGAGGCGGACGTCGTCTGTATGGGACACGAACACCCGCAGGTCAGGCTCCGGGACGAGGTGGGTGGCACCCGGATGGAGCGGGCGTGGCTCCGCGGCCAACTCAATCCGGAACCGTTCCGCGAGGAAGGAATCATCGCCGACGGAGCCGCCGTTTCGGGAAGCGAACTCGTCGTCTTTCCGGCGTTCAACGACCGGTCGGGGGGGACATGGGTGAACGTCGATGGACAGTCGTTTCTCTCACCGTTTCTGCCGGTGGGACTCGCCGACGCCGACGCCTACCTCTTGGACGGGACGCGTCTCGGACCCTTCGGGACCATCTGA